In one window of Henckelia pumila isolate YLH828 chromosome 1, ASM3356847v2, whole genome shotgun sequence DNA:
- the LOC140864594 gene encoding uncharacterized mitochondrial protein AtMg00860-like, giving the protein MDLMNKVFSDFLNKFVVVFIDDILVYYRIVEEHVFHLRTVLQILRERQLYAKLSKCEFRIDRLVFLGHVISRDGVFVDPSKTEAILNWSCPTTVSEIRSFLGMAGYYRRFMENFSQIAKPLTQQTRKDVPFVWKSECEESFYELRRRLTTAPVLALPSGSGGFVVHIDASLQGLGCV; this is encoded by the coding sequence atggatttgatgaacaaagTATTTAGCGACTTTCTGAATAAGTTtgtggtagtgttcatcgacGATATTCTTGTGTATTATCGCATCGTTGAAGAGCACGTGTTCCATCTTCGTACAGTATTGCAGATACTGAGAGAGaggcagttgtatgctaagttgagcaagtgtgaattcagGATTGATCGACTtgtctttcttggtcatgtgatttcacgaGACGGTGTTTtcgttgatcctagtaagacggAAGCCATTTTGAATTGGTCGTGCCCGACGACAGTttcagagattcgtagttttcttgGGATGGCAGGCTACTACCGGAGATTCATGGAGAACTTTTCTCAGATTGCTAAGCCTTTGACGCAGCAGACGAGGAAGGATGTACCTTTCGTTTGGAAGTCAGAGTGCGAGGAGAGTTTTTACGAGTTGCGGCGCCGTCTGACTACAGCTCCAGTATTGGCTCTACCATCTGGATCAGGAGGCTTTGTAGTTCACattgatgcttctctccagggtttgggatgtgtgtGA